A window of Geothrix edaphica genomic DNA:
GGATCGTAGCCCAGCACCGCGGGGACCGACAGGGCCGCGCGGATGTCCGCCTCGGGGTAGGCGAATCCGCAGCGGGTGGGGTTGGAACCCGTCAGGTCGAGGACCGGCCGGCCCTCCGAGCGCAGCCGCGCCAGCAGAGCCGACAGGGCGTTCAGCTCGAAGCCGGGCGGAAGACGGGAGGAGAGGCGCATTCGACCAGGGTAGACGAATTGCCTGGGGCGCCTGTTCCCGGGGTGGATAATCGACCCATCCATCAGGAGGCTCCCATGGCGAAGACCCCGAAGGTCGCGGTGCTGCTGGCCGGTTGCGGCCATCTGGACGGGGCGGAGGTACGCGAGGCCGTACTCACCATGCTGGCCCTGGACCAGCATGGCGCCGCCTTCCAGTGCATCGCCCCCAACGCCGACCAGCACCATGTGATCAACCACGTCACGGGCCAGCCGGTGCCGGGCGCCCGGCGCAACATCCTGGAGGAGTCCAGCCGCATCGCGCGGGTGGGCCAGTGCCTGGACCTGGCGGAGGCGAAGGCTGCGGACTTCGATGCCTTGGTGATGCCCGGCGGGTACGGCGTGGCCAAGAATCACTGCACCTTTGCCTTCAAGGGCGCCGAGGGCGAGGTTCGGCCTGACGTGGCGGCTTTCGTGAGGGCCTTCTTCGACGCGAAGAAGCCGGTGGGTGCCATCTGCATTGCCCCGGCCCTGGTGGCCCTGGCCCTGGCGGGCAAGGCTTCCGCGGACCTCACCCTGGGCAACGACGCCGGCTGCGCCGCCGCCGTGAACAAGCTGGGCCAGCACCACAAGGACACGCCCAGCGCGAGGGAGATCGTCATCGACGAAGCCTGCAAGCTCGTCACCACGCCCGCCTACATGTTCGACGACGCGCGGCTGAGCGATGTGTTCGTGGGCATCGAGCGGTGCGTGGCGGAAGTGCTGAAGAGGGTCTAGCCTTCACTCTCTCTTCGCGGATGCACCATCCGCCGCAGGGCCGGCGTCAGGATCCGGCTGGCGGCGAGGATGCGGGCGTCTTCGTCCATGGCCTTGATCCAGGGCGCCGCATGGCCCAGGGCGAGGCCTGAGTCTGGCAGGGCCAGGCTGCGGTCCAGGGCGCGCAGCACCTGGTCCGCCACCGGCCCCGTGTCGCGCCAGCGGGAGGCGGCCAGGGCCTCGACCTGGGGGGGGCGCAGGGGCGGCTGGATGAGGGCCACCAGGGCTTCCATGCCCAGCTTCGGATTCTGGAGGAAGGCGGCCAGCACGCCGAGGTCCGGCGCCCGCCACACCAGGGCCCACAGCGGCCGGGGCGCGTGCAGGGCCAAGCTGCGGCGCTCCCCCGTGGTCATGACCGCCCAGAGCCGCTGGAGCTTTTCCGTGGCCTGCTGGCGCGCCTGGGGATGGGCCTCCGCATCCACCGCCACCGCCGCCAGGGCGCGCCAGGGCAGGCGGACCATGAGCGCGGAGCGCAGATGGGCCGGGGCCTTTGGGTGCTGGGCGATCCAGCGCAGCAGGAGGGGGCGCTTCCGCAGCTCCGGCAGCTCCGCCGCGGCTTCCAGCCACCCCCGGGGCGGCTCCGGATGCCGCAGCAGCCGGCAGAACCGCGGCCACGGCATCTCAGGTGGCAGGGCCCAGGGGGCGGGGGAAGTGCGGGGCATGGGGGAAGTCTAAGGGAATTGAGTCTGGAGTCCGGACTGAGGACTGAAGACTGAAGACTGAAGACTGAGGACTGCAGGCTGATTTGCGCCACACTGTCCCCATGGCTCCCGAGTTCACCATCCTGGGTCGTGGCCGCGCCGGCCGCGCGCTGGCGGCGGCCTGGGGGCCGCGGGTGGCGCTGCTGGACCACGACGCCCGGCCCGGGGGGCTGGTGCTTCTCGCGGTGCCGGATCGCGCAGTGGCCGAGCTGGCCGCGGCCTTCCCGGGCCGCTGCGTGCACCTGGCCGGCAGCCTGCACCTGCCGGGGATTCCCTGCGCCCACCCTCTCACCAGCTTCGATGGCGAGCCCCGGGACTGGACCGGCACGCCCGTGGCCGTCACCGGAGCCGTGCCGGACCTCCTGCGCCGGGCCTTCGGCGATCTGGGCTTTGCAGCCTTCGATCTGCCCGGGGAGCTGAAGCCGCTCTACCACGCGGCGGCGGTCCTCAGCTCGGGTCACGCGGCTTCGCTGTGGCTGGGGGCCGAGGCCCTGCTGCGCGCCCACGGTGTGGCGCTGCCGGGTCGGGGTCTGCTGCCGCTGGCGGAAGCCACCCTGCACAATGTGGCGGCCCTCGGGGCCGCCGGGCGCACGGGGCCCTTCGTCCGCGGCGACGAGGCCACCATCGCCCGGGACGCGGAGGCCCTGCCGGATCCCTGGCGCGAGATCTTCCTGAAGCTGGGGCGAAGCCTCGGCTGAATCCGCCACCTCCCACGGAGTGCCATGTCCCTGCTGCTCATCGTCTCGATCCTCTGGGCCCTGTCCTTCGGCCTCACGGCCCAGGTGAGCGGCCTGGGGGCCCCCTTCGTGACCGCGGCACGGACCCTCCTGGCGGCCCTGGTGTTCCTGCCCTTCCTGGATGTGAAGGGGCTGTCCCGGGGCCAGGTGCTGGCCTTCGCGGGCATCGGGGCGCTGCAGTTCGGCCTCATGTACCTGCTCTACATCGCCTCCTTTCGCTGGCTGCAGTCCTCCGAGGTGGCGCTGTTCACGATCTTCACGCCCCTGTTCGTGACGCTCACGGCGGATCTCCTGCGGGGGCGGTTCTCCTGGCTGTTCCTGCTCACGGCGGCCCTGGCGGTGCTGGGGACGGGCATCTGCGTCTGGTCCGGGCTGGGCCGGAAGGGGATCCTGGCGGGCTTCCTGCTGATGCAGGGGGCGAACCTGTGTTTCGCCCTGGGCCAGGTGCTCTACCGGCGCTTGGCCCCGGCCTCGGGCAAACGGGACCGCGACCTCATGGGCCTCCTGTACCTGGGCGCCTCTGCGGTGGCCGTGGCCATGGCGGCGCCCACCATCCCCTGGGCCAAGGTGGCCGCCATGGATAGTCGGCAGGTGGCCGTGCTCGTCTACCTGGGCGTGGTGGCCTCGGGGCTGGGATTCTTCCTCTTCAACGCCGGGGCGCGCCGGACGGACATCGGCACCCTGGCCGTCTTCAACAACATGAAGATCCCCCTGGCCATCCTGGCCTCGGGCCTGGTGTTCCGCGAAGCCGTCGACTGGCCGAGGCTGGCCGCTGGCGGGGCGGTCATCGCCTGCGCCCTGGGGCTGAACGGCCTCTCCGGAGCCCGCCCATGACCCCCTTCACACCGCCGCTGGCACTCCGGGCCGAGACCCCCGCCGCCTGGGCCGAGGCGGCCCTGGCGGATCCCGAGGCCCTGCTGTCAGACCATGCCCACTGCGAGAAGAAGGCGGCCCTCACGGCCATGAATCTGGCCCGGCACCTGGGCGACCAGGCCCACGCCTCCGGCCTGCTGAGCCGGCTGGCGGACGAGGAGCTGGACCACTACCGGCGGGTGCTGGAGGGAATCCAGGACTTTGGCTGGACCCTGCAGCCCGACCGGGGGAACCCCTACGCGCACGAACTCCACCGGCTGGCCTCGAAGGGCCTGCTGGACCAGCTCCTCATCGCCGCGATCATCGAGGCCCGCAGCTGCGAGCGGCTCTGGCTGCTGGAGCAGGCCACGGCCGGCCATCCGACCCTGGGGGCCGCTCCCTGGCTGGCCTTCCTGCTGGAGCTGGAGCGTTGCGAGGCCGGCCATGCCCACGCCTACCGGAGCCTGGCGGAGGAGCGGTTCGGCCGCGCGGTCGTCCAGCAGCGGTTGGACTGGTGGCTGGACCGGGAGGCGGAGACCATCCAGACACAGCCCTGGCGATCTGCGGTCCATTAGGTCTCTTGACCAGAGGTAAGCCCAACCGTGGCATCCTGGAGTGTCCTCCGAGGCAGCCTATGTCCACAGTTCCCGACCACGGTCTCAAAGAGATGGTGCCGGTCTTCGGGCCCGACGCGCTCGGGGCCCATGCCGGTGCGAGCTTCCACCAGGCGCTGGCACGGCTCAGCGAGGGCGGCGACCTCAAGGCCCGCCTCCTGCTGTCGGCCCTGTCCCACTTCGCAGCCAAGGGCTACGACGGTGTGCAGGTGAAGGAGGTGGCCGAGGAGGCGGGCGTCTCGAAGCCCACCCTCTACTACCACTTCGGCAGCAAGGAGGGGCTCTTCCGCCAGCTCTGCCTGGTTTCGCTCTCGGCCATGGCCGTGCGCATCCAGGCCCTGGTCGAGCCCTTCCTGGCGGCTCCCATCCGGGGCACCAAGGCCATCGACGAGGCCTGTGTGAAGCTGGTCCAGGCCTACCTGGATCTGCTCCTGGAGAGCCAGGAATTCACCGGTTTCATCCTGCGCTCCATCGCCGTGCCGTCGCCGGATTCAGGCTTCCGGGACCTCATGCCCCTCGTGGAGAAGGGCCTGAGTCCGCTGGGTCTCTTCATGAACCACGTGTTCGGCACGGGCCTGGAGCAGGCCCGCAAGGAAGTGCTGCTGTTCACCTCCCTGGTGGGTGCCCTCATCGAGGAGAAGCTCCGGGATCCGCAGTACCAGATCTCCGGGGACGAGGTGCGCTGGGTGGCCCGCCGCTGGCTGCACGGCGTCCAGGGCTGACAGATCCGAGGAAGGACATCATGGCCAAGCTCGCCCCGATCCGGGCCGTCCTCCGTCCGCTGGACCTGGCCCAGCACCTCTTCGAAGTGACGCTGACACTGCCCCCGGAGGCCCTGGCCTCCGGCGCTGTCGCGGCGATGCCCGCCTGGACGCCGGGTTCGTACCTGGTGCGGGACTACGCTCGCCTCGTGGATCGGGTGCGCCTCCTGGAGGGGCGGAAGGAACGTCCGCTGGACAAGCTCGACAAGCAGCGCTGGCAGCTGCCGCCCTCGAAGCGGGAACTCACGGTGAAGTACCGCGTGTACGGCAACGACCTCACCGTGCGCACCAACCACCTGGACGCCAGCCACGCCCAGATCATCCCCGCCGCCACCTTCCTCTACCTGGAGGGCCAGCTGGACCGGCCCGTGGAGGTGCGCTTCGAGGGCTTCCCCGCGGACTGGAAGGTGGCCTCGGCCCTGCCGCAGGAGCAGGGCGGGTACCTGGCGAAGGACTTCGACACGCTGGTGGATTCGCCCTTCGAGCTGGGCGCGTTCCGCACCCGCAGCTTCAGGGCCGGCGGCACAGTCTTCGAGCTGGTCTTCACAGGGCGGCACAACGGCGACGAGGGCCGCATGGTCGAGGCCACCCGCCAGATCGTCGAGGCCGCGGGTGCCATCTTCGGCGGGTTCCCCTTCAGGCGCTACGTCTTCTTCTTCACCTTCACGCCCAAGCTGCGCGGCGGGCTGGAGCACAAAGACTGTACCAGCCTCATCGCGGACAGCCACGCCTTCGACAAGCCGGAGGGCTACTACGCCTTGTTCCAGCTGGTGGCCCACGAGTTCTTCCATGCCTGGAACGTGAAGCGCCTCCACGACCCGGTGCTGGGCCCCTTCGACTACAGCCGGGAGAACCCCACGAAGATGCTCTGGTTCCACGAGGGGCTCACCTCGTACATGGAGCATGTGATCGTCCTGCGGGCCGGCGTGGTGCCCTGGAGCCATGCCTCTAAGGAACTGGCCAAGTGCTGGAGCGAGCAGGTGCAGCGCCCCGGCCGTCTGGAGCAGAGCC
This region includes:
- the elbB gene encoding isoprenoid biosynthesis glyoxalase ElbB, whose product is MAKTPKVAVLLAGCGHLDGAEVREAVLTMLALDQHGAAFQCIAPNADQHHVINHVTGQPVPGARRNILEESSRIARVGQCLDLAEAKAADFDALVMPGGYGVAKNHCTFAFKGAEGEVRPDVAAFVRAFFDAKKPVGAICIAPALVALALAGKASADLTLGNDAGCAAAVNKLGQHHKDTPSAREIVIDEACKLVTTPAYMFDDARLSDVFVGIERCVAEVLKRV
- a CDS encoding DUF2520 domain-containing protein, with the translated sequence MRHTVPMAPEFTILGRGRAGRALAAAWGPRVALLDHDARPGGLVLLAVPDRAVAELAAAFPGRCVHLAGSLHLPGIPCAHPLTSFDGEPRDWTGTPVAVTGAVPDLLRRAFGDLGFAAFDLPGELKPLYHAAAVLSSGHAASLWLGAEALLRAHGVALPGRGLLPLAEATLHNVAALGAAGRTGPFVRGDEATIARDAEALPDPWREIFLKLGRSLG
- a CDS encoding EamA family transporter; amino-acid sequence: MSLLLIVSILWALSFGLTAQVSGLGAPFVTAARTLLAALVFLPFLDVKGLSRGQVLAFAGIGALQFGLMYLLYIASFRWLQSSEVALFTIFTPLFVTLTADLLRGRFSWLFLLTAALAVLGTGICVWSGLGRKGILAGFLLMQGANLCFALGQVLYRRLAPASGKRDRDLMGLLYLGASAVAVAMAAPTIPWAKVAAMDSRQVAVLVYLGVVASGLGFFLFNAGARRTDIGTLAVFNNMKIPLAILASGLVFREAVDWPRLAAGGAVIACALGLNGLSGARP
- the miaE gene encoding tRNA isopentenyl-2-thiomethyl-A-37 hydroxylase MiaE, which codes for MTPFTPPLALRAETPAAWAEAALADPEALLSDHAHCEKKAALTAMNLARHLGDQAHASGLLSRLADEELDHYRRVLEGIQDFGWTLQPDRGNPYAHELHRLASKGLLDQLLIAAIIEARSCERLWLLEQATAGHPTLGAAPWLAFLLELERCEAGHAHAYRSLAEERFGRAVVQQRLDWWLDREAETIQTQPWRSAVH
- a CDS encoding TetR/AcrR family transcriptional regulator, with protein sequence MSTVPDHGLKEMVPVFGPDALGAHAGASFHQALARLSEGGDLKARLLLSALSHFAAKGYDGVQVKEVAEEAGVSKPTLYYHFGSKEGLFRQLCLVSLSAMAVRIQALVEPFLAAPIRGTKAIDEACVKLVQAYLDLLLESQEFTGFILRSIAVPSPDSGFRDLMPLVEKGLSPLGLFMNHVFGTGLEQARKEVLLFTSLVGALIEEKLRDPQYQISGDEVRWVARRWLHGVQG
- a CDS encoding M61 family metallopeptidase, yielding MAKLAPIRAVLRPLDLAQHLFEVTLTLPPEALASGAVAAMPAWTPGSYLVRDYARLVDRVRLLEGRKERPLDKLDKQRWQLPPSKRELTVKYRVYGNDLTVRTNHLDASHAQIIPAATFLYLEGQLDRPVEVRFEGFPADWKVASALPQEQGGYLAKDFDTLVDSPFELGAFRTRSFRAGGTVFELVFTGRHNGDEGRMVEATRQIVEAAGAIFGGFPFRRYVFFFTFTPKLRGGLEHKDCTSLIADSHAFDKPEGYYALFQLVAHEFFHAWNVKRLHDPVLGPFDYSRENPTKMLWFHEGLTSYMEHVIVLRAGVVPWSHASKELAKCWSEQVQRPGRLEQSLEEASWDAWIRFYKQHEFSPNSSVSYYDKGEMVAWLMDAALREGSRGRAGLADLFAQLWARHGEDGLTDADVRRAFRELSGKDPAPFWDAYISGRAELDSAQLRRAFGLVMEAKAPWEGLSIEEASDPAAQRRARAWTGLVLASNGPVIQNVIPGSPAAGAGLSFGMEILAVEGWRTTTAAEAQRCLAEPGPGGKVAVLVADRGRVFHVEVALAENPERTYRLTPDPRVGAAQRAAFAASYGQPHPAAPVRRGVRR